One region of Streptomyces leeuwenhoekii genomic DNA includes:
- a CDS encoding TetR/AcrR family transcriptional regulator, producing MVRMSAEERRETVVRAAIEEFARCGYYGTSTEAIAKRVGVSQPYLFRLFPGKKAIFLAAAERCLEDMRRHFEQASEGLHGEEALHAMADAYTRLIAEQPQRLQMQLQIYVTVAAAEAAGDHRFGEMVRKGWMELWDTVHLPLGGDVGQTTSFMASGMLINTLAAMGFPPGHRVWEGFYPGGRVDQGKGTQEAPEV from the coding sequence GTGGTCAGGATGAGCGCAGAGGAGCGTCGCGAGACCGTCGTGCGCGCGGCGATCGAGGAGTTCGCGCGCTGCGGGTACTACGGCACGTCCACCGAGGCGATCGCCAAGCGGGTGGGTGTCTCGCAGCCGTACCTCTTCCGCCTCTTCCCGGGCAAGAAGGCGATCTTTCTGGCGGCGGCGGAGCGCTGTCTGGAGGACATGCGCCGGCACTTCGAGCAGGCGTCCGAAGGGCTGCACGGCGAAGAAGCCCTGCACGCCATGGCGGACGCCTATACGCGGCTGATCGCGGAGCAGCCCCAACGGCTCCAGATGCAGTTGCAGATCTACGTCACGGTGGCGGCCGCGGAAGCGGCGGGCGACCACCGGTTCGGCGAGATGGTGCGCAAGGGCTGGATGGAGCTCTGGGACACCGTGCACCTCCCGCTCGGCGGGGACGTCGGCCAGACGACGAGCTTCATGGCGTCCGGCATGCTCATCAACACCCTGGCCGCGATGGGCTTCCCGCCGGGTCACCGGGTCTGGGAGGGCTTCTATCCGGGCGGGCGGGTGGACCAGGGCAAGGGCACGCAAGAGGCGCCCGAGGTGTAG
- the rpmG gene encoding 50S ribosomal protein L33, producing MAATDVRPKITLACVECKERNYITKKNRRNNPDRLEMKKHCPRCNAHTAHRETR from the coding sequence GTGGCTGCCACCGACGTCCGCCCGAAGATCACGCTGGCCTGCGTGGAGTGCAAGGAGCGGAACTACATCACCAAGAAGAACCGGCGTAACAACCCGGATCGCCTTGAGATGAAGAAGCACTGCCCGCGTTGCAATGCGCACACCGCGCACCGCGAAACGCGATAA
- a CDS encoding tyrosine-type recombinase/integrase: MPNSRGRRRRFGAVRQLGSGRWQARYRDPATGLLRSAPHTFETKTDADLWLTTTEAEIIKGTFRDPSAGKITVAEWGKRWFDSASPHLKRRTVTLYAGLIRLWINPRVGGYELSAVRPIHIKEWLAGLQKAGLSASRTRTAYRVLSQIFASAVDNDLIAVTPCRGIKLPRLPETEPHILSTREVERLISNLNRPHDLLVKLLAYAGLRIGEGFALRRKDVDLVNGLIWVDEALAEDAGQLFFDTPKSHQKRPLALPAYLVRELQEHLAARVADDPEALLFLGRTGRPLRYNSWRRTHFDKAVERAGLKDVTPQDLRATHASQVADRHGVMAAAKRLGHANASVTTRHYARSRDGQDAEIAKELNADHERAKRARARKAKRIKGDVARTLHEEKGAAPEAEDQGG; the protein is encoded by the coding sequence ATGCCCAACAGTCGTGGTCGGCGTCGGCGCTTCGGCGCGGTCCGCCAACTGGGGTCCGGTCGTTGGCAGGCCCGGTACCGTGATCCGGCGACGGGCCTTCTGCGGTCCGCGCCGCACACCTTCGAGACGAAGACGGACGCCGATCTCTGGCTCACCACCACCGAGGCAGAGATCATCAAGGGCACGTTCCGTGACCCGAGCGCGGGAAAGATCACCGTTGCCGAGTGGGGCAAGCGGTGGTTCGACTCGGCTTCCCCTCACCTGAAGCGACGGACGGTGACGCTCTACGCCGGACTGATCCGTCTGTGGATCAATCCTCGGGTCGGTGGCTACGAACTGTCGGCGGTCCGCCCGATCCACATCAAGGAATGGCTGGCCGGACTCCAGAAAGCCGGGCTGAGTGCCTCGCGTACTCGTACCGCCTACCGGGTGCTGTCCCAGATCTTCGCGTCTGCGGTCGACAACGACCTGATTGCGGTCACGCCGTGCCGGGGGATCAAGCTTCCGCGATTGCCCGAGACCGAGCCGCACATCCTGAGCACTCGCGAGGTCGAACGCTTGATCTCGAACCTCAACCGACCGCATGACCTCTTGGTCAAGCTCCTCGCGTACGCCGGGCTGCGGATCGGTGAGGGGTTCGCCTTGCGGCGGAAGGATGTGGACCTGGTCAACGGTCTAATTTGGGTGGATGAAGCTCTGGCGGAGGACGCCGGGCAACTGTTCTTCGACACCCCGAAGTCGCACCAGAAGCGACCGTTGGCACTGCCCGCGTATCTCGTTCGGGAGCTCCAAGAGCACCTTGCCGCGCGCGTGGCCGACGACCCCGAAGCACTGCTGTTCCTCGGTCGTACTGGGCGCCCTCTTAGGTACAACTCATGGCGTCGGACGCACTTCGACAAGGCCGTCGAGCGCGCCGGCCTCAAGGACGTCACCCCGCAGGATCTTCGAGCAACGCACGCCTCCCAGGTGGCCGACCGGCATGGTGTCATGGCTGCGGCCAAGCGACTCGGCCATGCCAATGCGAGTGTCACGACTCGGCACTACGCCCGCTCTCGGGACGGCCAGGATGCGGAGATCGCTAAGGAACTCAATGCCGATCACGAGAGGGCCAAGCGGGCTCGTGCCAGGAAAGCCAAGAGGATCAAGGGCGACGTGGCACGGACGTTGCACGAAGAGAAGGGTGCTGCTCCGGAGGCCGAAGACCAGGGCGGCTGA
- a CDS encoding amidohydrolase family protein, whose amino-acid sequence MPDSRPQPPHSPDPSGPAGRGPLLLTGARLTDGRTVDVRLCGERIEAVGTAGSLTAGTAPGTGTRVDLTGYLLLPAPADPHVHGDTVLTADAGGPVPYAAGDVRRRVTEAALLQLGHGATALRAHVRVDDMQGLGALTAVLRARRSLCGLTGLTAVAMPGVLTGAAGADGRAVLRDALKTGACAVGGCPDLDPDPTGYVEAVLEAAAEHGCPVDLHTDAADPARLARLAAMAGGLRPGVALGPCGGLGRLPAEVASRTADQLAAAGVAVVCLPQGGCGSVDRRDGTAPVRLLRAAGVRVAAGSGALRDMSNPVGRGDPLEAAYLLASCHGLRPEDAYDAVSASARAVLGLPEVRVEAGFPAELLAVRGDRLSAALSPAYSRVVVHRGRVVARTSAVREYGDATTAADPGLPRQGRGELS is encoded by the coding sequence ATGCCCGACAGCCGGCCGCAGCCGCCCCACTCGCCCGACCCGTCGGGCCCGGCCGGGCGCGGCCCGCTGCTGCTGACGGGGGCCCGGCTCACCGACGGACGGACCGTGGACGTACGGCTGTGCGGCGAGCGCATCGAGGCGGTCGGCACCGCGGGCAGCCTGACGGCGGGCACCGCGCCCGGCACCGGCACGCGCGTCGACCTCACCGGCTACCTGCTGCTGCCCGCCCCCGCCGACCCCCACGTGCACGGCGACACCGTGCTCACCGCCGACGCCGGCGGCCCGGTCCCGTACGCCGCCGGGGACGTCCGGCGCCGCGTCACCGAGGCGGCGCTTCTCCAGCTCGGGCACGGCGCGACCGCGTTGCGGGCCCACGTCCGCGTGGACGACATGCAGGGGCTCGGCGCCCTGACCGCCGTACTGCGGGCGCGGCGCTCGCTGTGCGGACTGACCGGGCTGACGGCGGTGGCCATGCCGGGGGTGCTGACCGGGGCGGCCGGGGCCGACGGACGGGCGGTGCTGCGGGACGCGCTGAAGACGGGAGCCTGTGCGGTGGGCGGCTGTCCGGACCTGGACCCGGACCCGACCGGGTACGTGGAGGCGGTCCTGGAGGCCGCCGCCGAGCACGGCTGCCCCGTCGACCTGCACACGGACGCCGCCGATCCGGCGCGCCTGGCCCGGCTCGCGGCGATGGCGGGCGGGCTGCGTCCCGGGGTGGCGCTCGGGCCGTGCGGGGGCCTGGGCCGGCTGCCCGCCGAGGTGGCCTCGCGCACCGCCGACCAGTTGGCGGCGGCCGGGGTGGCGGTGGTGTGCCTGCCGCAGGGCGGCTGCGGGAGCGTCGACCGCCGCGACGGTACGGCTCCGGTACGGCTGCTGCGGGCGGCCGGGGTGCGGGTCGCCGCGGGCAGCGGCGCCCTGCGGGACATGAGCAACCCGGTGGGGCGCGGCGACCCCTTGGAGGCGGCCTACCTGCTGGCTTCGTGTCACGGGCTGCGCCCCGAGGACGCGTACGACGCCGTGAGCGCCTCGGCGCGGGCGGTGCTCGGCCTGCCCGAGGTGCGGGTGGAGGCGGGCTTCCCGGCCGAGTTGCTGGCGGTGCGCGGGGACCGGCTGTCGGCGGCGCTGTCGCCGGCGTACAGCCGGGTCGTGGTGCACCGGGGGCGGGTGGTGGCGCGCACCAGCGCGGTACGGGAGTACGGCGACGCGACGACGGCGGCGGATCCGGGCCTGCCCCGGCAGGGGCGGGGGGAGCTGTCCTAG
- a CDS encoding MaoC family dehydratase N-terminal domain-containing protein, giving the protein MALDQSFVGRSYPPTEPYEVGREKIREFAEAVGDTNPAYTDTEAAKALGHPDVIAPPTFVFAITFKAAGQVIQDPQLGLDYSRVVHGDQKFAYRRPVRAGDRLTVTSTIESIKSMAGNDVLDIRGEVHDEAGEHVVTAWTKLVARAAEEA; this is encoded by the coding sequence ATGGCGCTCGACCAGTCCTTCGTCGGGCGGAGCTATCCGCCCACCGAGCCCTACGAGGTGGGCCGGGAGAAGATCCGTGAGTTCGCCGAGGCGGTGGGAGACACCAATCCGGCCTACACGGACACGGAGGCCGCCAAGGCGCTCGGCCACCCTGATGTGATCGCCCCGCCGACCTTTGTGTTCGCCATCACGTTCAAGGCGGCCGGACAGGTCATCCAGGACCCGCAGCTCGGCCTGGACTACAGCCGGGTGGTGCACGGCGACCAGAAGTTCGCCTACCGCCGCCCGGTGCGCGCCGGCGACCGGCTGACGGTCACCTCGACCATCGAGTCGATCAAGTCCATGGCCGGCAACGACGTCCTGGACATCCGCGGCGAGGTCCACGACGAGGCGGGCGAGCACGTCGTGACCGCCTGGACCAAGCTGGTCGCCCGCGCGGCAGAGGAGGCGTGA
- a CDS encoding MaoC family dehydratase, with protein MTAKISYADVEVGTELPVQSFPVTRATLVRYAGASGDFNPIHWNEKFAKEVGLPDVIAHGMFTMAEAIRVVTDWTGDPGAVVEYGVRFTKPVVVPNDDQGAVIEVSGKVAAKLDDNTVRVDLTATNEGRKVLGMARAVVRLA; from the coding sequence ATGACGGCGAAGATTTCGTACGCCGACGTCGAGGTCGGGACCGAACTGCCCGTCCAGAGCTTCCCGGTGACCCGCGCCACCCTCGTGCGGTACGCGGGCGCCTCCGGTGACTTCAACCCGATCCACTGGAACGAGAAGTTCGCCAAGGAGGTCGGCCTGCCCGACGTGATCGCGCACGGCATGTTCACCATGGCCGAGGCGATCCGCGTGGTCACCGACTGGACCGGCGACCCCGGCGCGGTCGTCGAGTACGGCGTCCGCTTCACCAAGCCCGTCGTCGTCCCCAACGACGACCAGGGCGCCGTCATCGAGGTCAGCGGGAAGGTCGCGGCCAAGCTGGACGACAACACCGTCCGCGTCGACCTGACGGCGACCAACGAGGGCCGGAAGGTGCTCGGGATGGCCCGGGCGGTCGTGCGGCTGGCCTAG
- a CDS encoding excisionase family DNA-binding protein yields the protein MDRLLDVQEVAEALGTGVRFARRLIEERRITFVKVGRHVRIPQSAVDEYIAANTVPRVVRRLRTVA from the coding sequence ATGGATCGGCTCCTGGACGTTCAGGAAGTGGCCGAAGCGCTGGGGACCGGCGTCCGCTTCGCTCGGCGCCTGATCGAGGAACGCCGGATCACCTTCGTGAAGGTGGGGCGCCACGTCCGCATCCCGCAGAGCGCGGTAGACGAGTACATCGCCGCGAACACGGTGCCTCGCGTCGTCCGCCGGTTGAGGACGGTGGCCTGA
- a CDS encoding NAD(P)H-binding protein, whose protein sequence is MRIVIAGGHGQIALRLERLLAARGDEAVGLIRKPEQAEDLRQAGAEPVVLDLESASAEEVAERLRGADAAVFAAGAGPGSGVARKETVDKAAAILFADAAVRAGVRRFLVVSSMGADPAHEGDEVFDVYLRAKGEADAYVCGLDALDWTILRPGQLTDDAGTGLVRLEAHTGRGPVPRDDVAAVLAELVDTPATAGLTLELVAGSTPVSVAVKSVAGN, encoded by the coding sequence ATGCGCATTGTCATCGCTGGTGGTCATGGTCAGATCGCGCTGCGGCTGGAGCGGCTGCTCGCCGCGCGCGGGGACGAGGCCGTGGGCCTCATCCGCAAGCCGGAGCAGGCGGAGGACCTGCGCCAGGCCGGTGCCGAGCCGGTCGTACTCGACCTGGAGTCGGCGTCGGCCGAGGAGGTCGCGGAGCGGCTGCGCGGGGCCGACGCGGCCGTCTTCGCGGCGGGCGCGGGCCCGGGCAGCGGGGTGGCCCGCAAGGAGACGGTGGACAAGGCGGCGGCGATCCTCTTCGCGGACGCCGCGGTCCGCGCCGGTGTGCGGCGCTTCCTGGTCGTGTCCTCCATGGGCGCCGATCCGGCCCACGAGGGCGACGAGGTCTTCGACGTGTACCTGCGCGCCAAGGGCGAGGCGGACGCGTACGTGTGCGGCCTGGACGCCCTGGACTGGACGATTCTGCGGCCCGGTCAGCTCACGGACGACGCGGGCACCGGACTCGTGCGCCTGGAGGCGCACACGGGCCGCGGTCCCGTGCCGCGCGACGACGTGGCCGCCGTTCTCGCCGAGCTGGTGGACACCCCGGCAACGGCCGGACTGACCCTGGAACTCGTCGCCGGATCGACGCCGGTGTCGGTCGCGGTGAAGTCGGTGGCGGGCAACTGA
- the repSA gene encoding replication initiator protein RepSA, with translation MGTDPLTLADLLRVANSPGFDRWQEQVRRTGGCANPIRLAGQTVTRDAKTGEVLYSYSTEQEPGGMLRVACGNRRASRCPACAWTYAGDTYHLIRAGITGDERKDVPETVRDHPRVFATLTAPSFGPVHNRPDSGRCRCGAQHADDDPALGTALDPERYDYAGAVLWNNFAGDLWRRFTIYLRREIAARAGLTQSAMREVCRVSFGKVAEFQKRGSVHFHAVIRLDGPDGPDTAPPAWATVALLDAAIRAAAPRVAVPVPSAGAFAERELRWGSQVDVQPIGALGHEELTEQAVASYVAKYATKAAETTGTVDRRIGELSELDKLPVPDHTRRLIEACWTLDAAYPDRLLARWAHMLGFRGHFSTKSRQYSTTLGALRQVRADYRARQERRERGLSEDLDDSEGSTLVLAHWTYAGQGHTPGESWLAASIAKEIQLNRETAREALADALAVEAEGEW, from the coding sequence ATGGGCACTGATCCCCTGACGCTGGCGGATCTGCTGCGGGTGGCGAACTCGCCTGGCTTCGACCGCTGGCAAGAACAGGTGCGCCGTACCGGTGGCTGTGCCAACCCGATCCGCCTCGCGGGCCAGACGGTCACCCGGGACGCTAAGACCGGTGAGGTCCTGTACTCCTACAGCACCGAGCAGGAGCCCGGCGGCATGCTTCGCGTCGCCTGCGGCAACCGGCGGGCCTCCCGATGCCCGGCCTGCGCCTGGACCTACGCCGGAGACACCTACCACCTGATCCGTGCCGGGATCACGGGCGACGAACGCAAGGACGTGCCCGAGACCGTTCGGGATCACCCCCGCGTCTTCGCCACCCTCACCGCGCCCTCATTCGGCCCGGTCCACAACCGGCCGGACTCCGGGCGCTGCCGCTGCGGGGCCCAGCACGCCGACGATGACCCCGCCCTTGGGACCGCGCTCGATCCGGAGCGCTACGACTACGCCGGGGCGGTGCTGTGGAACAACTTCGCCGGTGACCTGTGGCGGCGCTTCACCATCTACCTGCGCCGTGAGATCGCCGCCCGTGCGGGCCTGACTCAGTCGGCCATGCGGGAAGTGTGCCGGGTCTCCTTCGGCAAGGTCGCCGAGTTCCAAAAGCGCGGCAGTGTGCACTTCCACGCCGTGATCCGCCTCGACGGCCCGGACGGTCCCGACACCGCACCCCCGGCCTGGGCCACGGTCGCTCTCCTCGACGCTGCGATCCGCGCCGCTGCCCCTCGGGTCGCCGTGCCGGTGCCTTCCGCCGGCGCTTTCGCCGAACGCGAGCTGCGGTGGGGATCTCAGGTCGACGTGCAGCCCATCGGCGCCCTCGGGCACGAGGAACTGACCGAACAGGCCGTTGCCTCCTACGTGGCCAAGTACGCCACCAAAGCGGCCGAGACCACGGGCACCGTGGACCGCCGGATAGGGGAGCTCTCCGAACTCGACAAGCTGCCGGTACCCGACCACACCCGGCGCCTGATCGAAGCGTGCTGGACGCTCGACGCGGCCTACCCGGATCGGCTGCTGGCTCGCTGGGCTCACATGCTCGGCTTCCGTGGGCACTTCTCCACCAAGTCCCGCCAGTACTCCACCACCCTCGGCGCTCTCCGCCAGGTCCGCGCCGACTACCGCGCACGCCAGGAACGCCGCGAACGCGGGCTCTCCGAGGACCTCGACGACTCGGAGGGCTCCACGCTGGTGCTCGCCCACTGGACCTACGCCGGACAAGGCCACACACCAGGAGAGTCCTGGTTGGCCGCATCGATCGCAAAGGAGATCCAACTGAACCGAGAGACCGCCCGTGAGGCGCTGGCCGACGCGTTGGCCGTTGAGGCTGAGGGGGAGTGGTGA